In the genome of Raphanus sativus cultivar WK10039 chromosome 4, ASM80110v3, whole genome shotgun sequence, one region contains:
- the LOC108853180 gene encoding uncharacterized protein LOC108853180 yields MVMAGFKVALMMIGLIMISPCVHGKDFSDHKEIEVERLLKRLNKHALISIKSEDGDIIDCIPIHSQLAFDHPLLKNHNIKMRPSFIPESTSWYTKNYTNVTQAWHKNGICPENAVSIRRIKKEDILRSKSIGNFGKKMTTPGILLYGSSSVHEYITYDPSKGHEYAVMNCKEGKYFGTKFAVNIWKPKVQVRDEFSLAQTWLSSGVGTHLNTIEAGFQVFPGLYGDNNLRLFVYWTADNYQKTGCYNTNCPGFVQTSNRITVGGAFKSVSKYEGIQISVLVTIWKDGDCWWLQINQELVGYWPAKLFSSLGKGATEVEWGGEIVNEKTGGKHTRTYMGSGHFANEGYRKASYFRNLMTVDKTNTLREPQEVFPMTTNDNCYSIKAGRNGTNWGLNFYYGGPGLNAKCP; encoded by the exons ATGGTAATGGCCGGTTTCAAGGTAGCACTGATGATGATAGGTTTGATAATGATCTCTCCTTGTGTCCATGGAAAAGATTTCTCCGATCACAAGGAAATCGAAGTAGAAAGACTTTTGAAGCGGCTCAACAAGCATGCTCTTATATCCATTAAG AGTGAAGATGGAGATATAATAGATTGTATTCCAATACATAGTCAACTAGCTTTTGATCATCCTCTGCTTAAAAACCACAACATCAAG ATGAGACCGAGCTTTATTCCGGAAAGTACGTCTTGGTACACCAAGAATTATACAAATGTTACTCAGGCGTGGCACAAGAATGGAATATGCCCAGAAAATGCGGTTTCGATAAGaagaataaagaaagaagatatcTTACGATCAAAATCCATTGGGAATTTTGGGAAAAAGATGACGACTCCAGGCATCCTTTTATATGGTTCAAGTAGTGTTCATGAATATATTACGTATGATCCAAGTAAAGGCCACGAG TACGCGGTCATGAATTGCAAGGAAGGAAAGTATTTCGGGACAAAATTTGCAGTGAATATATGGAAACCAAAAGTTCAAGTTCGCGACGAGTTCAGCTTGGCTCAGACTTGGCTTTCTTCTGGAGTTGGCACTCATCTTAACACAATTGAAGCTGGTTTTCAG GTTTTTCCAGGACTATATGGTGATAATAATCTAAGATTATTTGTTTACTGGACG gCCGATAATTATCAAAAGACAGGGTGCTACAACACCAACTGCCCAGGTTTCGTTCAAACGAGCAATCGTATCACTGTAGGTGGAGCCTTCAAAAGCGTCTCAAAGTACGAAGGTATTCAAATCTCGGTCCTTGTAACAATATGGAAG GATGGTGATTGCTGGTGGCTACAGATTAACCAAGAGCTTGTTGGCTACTGGCCTGCTAAGTTATTCAGTTCTCTAGGAAAGGGAGCTACAGAAGTTGAATGGGGAGGTGAAATAGTTAACGAGAAGACCGGTGGGAAACACACGAGAACGTATATGGGAAGTGGACATTTTGCAAATGAAGGTTATAGAAAAGCGAGCTATTTCAGGAATCTTATGACAGTTGACAAAACCAATACTCTGAGAGAACCACAAGAAGTGTTTCCCATGACTACCAATGATAACTGTTACAGCATTAAGGCAGGACGTAATGGAACTAATTGGGGGCTTAATTTCTACTATGGTGGTCCAGGTCTGAACGCCAAATGCCCTTGA